TAAAACAAAGAACATATGAAGTTTTGTTTGTCCTAATGGCCGGATCTACTCAACTTCTAACATAGTAATTCTGAGAGATGATTGATAACTGGTTAGGACAAGAGTGAGCTGTTGTTTATTGTTGACTTTACATGGGCGCATGCATGCTGCAGTTGTCTTTACTCTTTACAGCGAATAGAGGACGCCAAATGTTCTGGCTTTGGGCATCAACAATTTGCACGTACCAGTAGAAGCTCACAGCTTCCTAAGCAAAAAGTTGAGCGAGAAAGTATAAAAGTTGAGCGAATAGAGCTTCTTTAATAACATATATAAgtcctgtttggcagggctccaacTCCGGCTTCTTTGGCGGCTCCTGCTGGAGCCCTACCAAACACTTAAAAAATGGAGCAGCTCCATACTATAGCATGTGAGAAGGTGGAGTTGGGCTTTGCCTGTGAGGaggtggagccggtggagccACAAAACCCAGCTCCACCTGCTCCAGCTCCGGCTCCACCCTTTTTGCAAGGAGCCGGAGCCctcccaaacagggccatacTTTCTTGCAAAACTTTTGCTTATAAAGTATAAATTTAAACACCGTTTTTGTAAACCTTTGTCTAGCAACAAGGAGTTGACTCCAAATTaagtaaaagaaagaagaagaaacaaagGGGACCCAAAAACAAATTGTCTAAACAAcaacaaaaggtccaggaatGCTCATGGAATGTTCgtgaaaagtttgggttttggtactgtagcacaattCGTTATTACttaacaaataatgtccaattatagactaattaggcttaaaagattcagctcgttcTAAtctcagttagactgtgtaattagttttttcaactgcatttaatgctccatgcatgtgtccgaaaaatcgatgtgacgggtattgTGCAAAATTtattggaaactaaacagagtATTTCACAACCAGTTCTATTCTACAAGCACATCCACCCACAcctttctgtgtgtgctcatgCGTCACACTTGCAACAGAAGATACATTCTAATCCATGCATGGGGCAAAGGTCAAGCAAAACAATGATGGGAGCCACAACAACCTCCAAACTCCAATAGCATCTCTTTTCTCTTCACTTCTGGTGGCCACGTTGCCAGATAGATATTCTTTTTTTAGCAGAGTACACGATTTGCAACACCTTTCCAAAATAGAAACGCATGATGCCAACCGTCTCATCACTACTAGCCCAATgctttcttctccttaatacaaagatacgcactCCTgtatattcgagaaaaaaactaCTAGCCCAATGCTACCACCAACACCAAGCAACGGTTGGATAGACACCAACGATTCTGTGTGAGGATTTTCTACTATGATTCTTGTATCTGGTCCCTAACCTAAGGGGACAGGGATCACGAGCATTAAGTTGACAATGCCTGAATGGTACACTGAGCGGTCCGACGAACCTCCTCTGAGGTAACTTCCCTATGATGTAGTCGTTGACAAGTGGGCCGGACAGCCGTGGGGCCCATATGTCAGTGACCACGTCTGGCTTGAACATAGTGAACACCAGAGCTTCAGTCATCGTTTTTCAGCAAAAAAGATAGTAAAAGACAATGATCCAGTAGAGTTTCAGTTAGGGGTAGTGCATAGGGCTTGGACAATTTGGTTAATCTGATGGGCCTCAGCACTCTACCGGGAGACAGAATCAGTAGCTAAGCTAGCAATGGAGTGATTCATGATTGCCCTGCCCCATCAGCACCACCACAAGCCCTGCACAAAACACACCCGTGCCTGCACAGTACATGCAGAAAGCTCCCAAACAAATCTCTGCCATTGGTTTTTGGCTTTCTTGCAGATGCTTTCCTAACTGTATGTCCATTATTGCAAATGAAGACTAGAGTTTGTTGGGCTCATGATGATGCCCTCCATTTTTGTTCTTCAATTCATGAAAACTTGCCACCTATGCAATATTTTTTGCATGACAACTTGTTGGAGTCATGTTGCAAGATGCTAGTAGCGATCTCTTCCGAACAGAGCTCTAGTATTTGCTTGCAACTGCAACCAACAATCTTCTCTTGGACCTGGTGGTAATTGTTCAGGCCCAAAGTTTAGCCCAACAACACTTGGTCGTCCTTCCTCATCAGATCCTGGCTCAACAAAAAGAAATTGTAAACTCAGGGAgtcattttgtttctttgaccttttttttttgttcaagcTCAAACTTTTACATGCACCTAGATGATCGTATCCTCTATTTATCCATGTTTGTGTTAGTATTTTCATGCATATCTAGATACTTGTTTTTCCACGCGATGGCACGGTCAAAAATCAAACATTCTGGATTGCTTCACGAAGATTCAGGATTTGATCCCCGCAGCGTGCGAGCCAGTAGACAAACGTAACGGAACTGAAGACAACAAACTGTTGAAAGGAATGTATGAAATTGATTCTACTGTATAAACGTTCAGAAAAGTTTCAGTTACCAAAACTGACTCACAAAAGAACAAATAACATTTCCCAATCACTGGAGAAACTAAGCAGAGTCTCAGGATTATCCGATCACCAGCTAGACGGTTCCTTCAGATTCCACCATCTTCAGTTAGTCATGTGAAGGACATAGACTAATCAAACATCCACGGCACCACACAGCAACTGACACTTGTCTGACCGAGCTTAGTCGCCGGTCACTTGCAGCTACCTCTAACCTGCCTTCTTGCTGTATTTAAAGCAAGAGCTGCACACAAAAGTTtgccaaagaaaagaaaaaaactggCAGAAAAAGGGAGGGAGTGATCTTGAGCCATTATACAAGTATACAACCATACAACATGGAAGCCACTGTCATGGCCTCTTTGGCTCTGAAACCATCTCCATTCTTGGATCGATCGAGGTTCCCAGGCGTCAAGCCATCAGCAAGATCTTCAGCCTTCAGAGTAATGGCGAAGAAAGCTAAGAAGATCCAAACTTCTCAGCCTTTCGGTCAGTACGTGCATGAAACAGAGTCTAGCATTTGAAATTAAATTACAGATGTTGACCTTAAGTACCTGCCATATTTTTTTCCCTTTGCCCCCTTGACACGTGTTGTTCCTCGTTTCATGTATGCACAGAATGAACTAAACATTTACTGGAATTGAATGCTAACAAGACTTTTTTTAACATACAGGCCCTGCAGGAGGATTGAACTTAAAGGATGGTGTTGATGCATCTGGAAGGCCAGCCAAGGTAAGTGTTGAGGTTGGCAGgttgcaagaaaaaaaagagaacattAACAGAAAAGATGTCACAGTCACTTATTATGTTCCAATTTTGATCAGGGGAAGGGTGTCTACCAGTTCTCCAGCAAATACGGGGCAAATGTTGATGGGTACAGGTAAAATTCACCCCAGacctttcacaaaaaaaaaatcacccgAGACCAATAACAAACGGCACCAGTTTCTCTAGTTATAGTTTTAAACTCTACAAACACAAGTTAGTGATGGAAAATTACTCAATAACAAAAGGTAGAAAGACAAAGATTATACAGACCTGGTAAGATGATAGCTGTGCTTTTTAGTAAGAAATAGTGACTGGAACAACGTTGAAACAAATAAAAGTATTGAAAATGGACCTGAACAACATTCATAATTCATTTGCGGACTTTGAGTTTAACGAGACTAATCTTTTTCCTGAAGCCCAATATATAATCCAGAAGAATGGTCTCCAAGCGGCGATGTTTATGTTGGAGGTATGCACAGAAAACCCTCCCAAAGTAACGGCATTGAAATGCTCATTGGTACTTCAGAATTTTCAGATGTTTCAGTTTTCAAGGCACTTTTTTTTAATAACCTTCCTTCCTTGATTTATGCAGGGAAGACAGGGTTGTTGCTCTGGGCAATCACTCTTGCTGGAATTTTGCTGGGTGGTGCTCTTCTTGTCTACAATACTAGCGCCTTGGCTTCTTGAAGCCTGGCTTCAGAAAATATAAACTGTGGACCATGTAGTGTCGTTTCGTTTAGATATATCTGTATCCAGCTATGTCACTAGAATCCGTATGAGATGTAAATGAAAAATCCTTAAATAAGTAATGCTCTTATGTGTTGTGGCTAAGAAAATAGCTGACACTTGTGAAGTTTTATAGATTTGAAACTCGATTGATGAAAGAATAGAAAGATTAATTCCATGCAGAAATCTCTCAAGTAATGCATACCAATGCATTTCTTTCCAGAACAATACAAAATAATCAATCAAATTTAGCACTTTCTACATCAGCATAGAAcaagtgaaaagaaaagaaagaatcaACCCCACTGAACAAAAAGAATTTCAGTATATTGTTGGGGTAACCATATATGGTGTTTACAGTACTGCAGATGGTAGCGCAGCTGAGCAATATTGTTAATTGGACACTCACCCTATTCAGTCGATTGAGACCACCAATTCAAACAGCCCCTGGCACCTCAATTTTGATATCAACCGCTTCCCCATCTGCATCCTGACAGTCTGAATGAGCAGATTCTTCTTCAAACATGCACCGCATATCAGTAGATGAATCAGAGCGCTTCAGCTCATGTCCTGATAGACCATCAGTAGTTGCACTTTGCAGATGCGCTTGGTGCAATTGCAAAGCGTTCTCTAGGTGCCACAGGACTTCACCCATTGATGGCCGGCTCTTCCCCTCATCTGCAAGGCATTTTTCTGCTATCTTACTGAATTGCCTGACGGACTCCGGTGTGTAATTTCCATCTAATCGAGGATCAATTATGGTCTCAAGTAAGTTTTGCCTTTTCCACTTCAAAGCCCACTCAGGAAGGTTTATCTGATCCCTTGGTAATGTCGGGTTGATGACTGGTCGAGCGCATAGCACCTCAAACAGCACAACACCAAAAGAGTACACATCTGAACTCTGTGTTAACTGTTGTCTCATAAAGTACTCTGGATCAAGGTAACCAAAACTCCCTTTCACAGCAGTACTAACATGAGTATGATCCAATGGTGGACCATCTTTTGAGATACCGAAATCTGCCATCTTCGCGACGAAATTATCATCCAGCAAAATATTGGTAGTCTTGACATCCCTGTGGATAATGCCCCTCTCAAGTCCAGTGTGAAGGTAGTGAAGCCCCCTTGCTGCACCAATGCAGATTTCAAGCCTTTGCTTCCATGTAAGAGCAGGAAGGTTGCTTCCATAAAGGTGGCTCCTCAATGTGCCATTTGCCATGTGCTCATAAACTAAGATCATCTCATTTTGCTCATCACAGTAACCAATCAAGGACACAAGGTGCCGGTGTCGCAGCCTTGAGAGCATCTCAATCTCAGTTTCAAACTCCTTGACACCCTGCTGAGATTGTGCATGGCCCCTCTTGATTGCCACTGGAGTGCCATTTTCAGTTTCACCCTTGTAGACCTTGCCAAAACCCCCAACTCCAATCACCAAAGACTCATCAAAGTTCATGGTGGCTGCTTTGATTTCTGCAACACTGAATTGCCTGCCCATCCTGCAGCTACCAAATGTTCCAGTCGTGCGGAGAGTTGGGGAGGCTCGAGCATTTGTAGCCATGGGTGTAGCCGGTGGGTTGGCCTTTGTTATGTTAGCTGTGGTATTTTTCTTCCGTCGAAGGTAAAAACAGAAATAAACAGCAACAGCAATTGAGATAAACATCACCagaccagcagcagcaccaatTAGTACCCACTTGGGGCTACGCTTTGGTTTCATCATGCCACCACTCATACCCCCAATTCTAATTGTTGGATGGCCAAGATTTCCATCCCTGCTGACCTTAAAGATTTCCATGCCATTCAAAAGTGCATCACTAGCTGCAGCGCTTGTTGCAGAGGACTCAGAACCCAACTGAACCCAAAGGGTATCCGTCTGCGACGAGGCATCATCAAGAAAGTCCTCATGAAAAGCCTTGTTCTTGCCCCCAGCTTTTGCAAACACATCATAGTTCTCTGCAGCAGTCTTGCTATTTATGTAGATCTTGAACTTGCGCTGCTCCGGCTTTTCATACTCCAGCTCACAGAAATGCAGCCGGACCAAGTAATCAAAGCCAGGGTCTATATTGAACCTCCATGACACATTGAACTTCTTATCCACTACGAATGTCTCCTCCGTTACCCTGGCCGTCTCATAGAGCCTTAGTGGTGCAGAGGTTGAGTCATCACCTGACACATAGCTTATGTTGGATGTGTTTTTGATAGCATGAGCAGCATTCAGAGAGAATATGTAATGCTCATCTGAATCCCACTTCCGCCATAAGCGAGGATCCTCCTTCCTCTCAATTTTGCCGCCTCCAACACACACCCTGTACATGGTCTCGATGCCACTATCTGCAAGGCTGAAAGGGCCCTTCAACCCAACACCACCCACCTTGTTAACCGAATCGAAGACCGAGCTGCCGGGCACAGGCACAACCTCCATTGCATTGATGAAGGCAAACGACCCAGCATCAGGAGCAAACTCAACCTCCAGCTTCCCAGAGGTGACATTCAGAAGGTACTCCTTCACGATGACGTTGCTGGTGGAGTTGATCTTGGAGTTCCTCCAGTAGACCTCTCCAGGGACACTGAACTTGGAAAT
This portion of the Panicum virgatum strain AP13 chromosome 2N, P.virgatum_v5, whole genome shotgun sequence genome encodes:
- the LOC120659326 gene encoding photosystem II 10 kDa polypeptide, chloroplastic-like, translated to MEATVMASLALKPSPFLDRSRFPGVKPSARSSAFRVMAKKAKKIQTSQPFGPAGGLNLKDGVDASGRPAKGKGVYQFSSKYGANVDGYSPIYNPEEWSPSGDVYVGGKTGLLLWAITLAGILLGGALLVYNTSALAS
- the LOC120659325 gene encoding probable receptor-like protein kinase At1g30570, whose amino-acid sequence is MRSFPHLLLILVVFLILGNARAQSKPLLINCGSDSSADVDGKTWVGDSRPDGSNFTVSLPGAIAPAPKVSAGEDVYGDLYRTARVFNASSSYRFRVAAGSYFLRLHFSQLFSNLSSKESVFDVTANDLKLISKFSVPGEVYWRNSKINSTSNVIVKEYLLNVTSGKLEVEFAPDAGSFAFINAMEVVPVPGSSVFDSVNKVGGVGLKGPFSLADSGIETMYRVCVGGGKIERKEDPRLWRKWDSDEHYIFSLNAAHAIKNTSNISYVSGDDSTSAPLRLYETARVTEETFVVDKKFNVSWRFNIDPGFDYLVRLHFCELEYEKPEQRKFKIYINSKTAAENYDVFAKAGGKNKAFHEDFLDDASSQTDTLWVQLGSESSATSAAASDALLNGMEIFKVSRDGNLGHPTIRIGGMSGGMMKPKRSPKWVLIGAAAGLVMFISIAVAVYFCFYLRRKKNTTANITKANPPATPMATNARASPTLRTTGTFGSCRMGRQFSVAEIKAATMNFDESLVIGVGGFGKVYKGETENGTPVAIKRGHAQSQQGVKEFETEIEMLSRLRHRHLVSLIGYCDEQNEMILVYEHMANGTLRSHLYGSNLPALTWKQRLEICIGAARGLHYLHTGLERGIIHRDVKTTNILLDDNFVAKMADFGISKDGPPLDHTHVSTAVKGSFGYLDPEYFMRQQLTQSSDVYSFGVVLFEVLCARPVINPTLPRDQINLPEWALKWKRQNLLETIIDPRLDGNYTPESVRQFSKIAEKCLADEGKSRPSMGEVLWHLENALQLHQAHLQSATTDGLSGHELKRSDSSTDMRCMFEEESAHSDCQDADGEAVDIKIEVPGAV